ACTTTCCCCAATTATAAAATACTATTATCGTATTGCAGCATAACTTTTGGAGTAAATTGCCAAAACGGTCCATGAGGTTttgtcacttttgccactttataacaaattaaaaaatctGACAATTTTGCCATTCATTAGAGGAAAAGGACAAAGAAATcagatgttaactgaaaaatctgacaagattttgattttggatgaaaatgacaacaaaattgaaataacagggacccagattcaaaatgtttgagttttgaactaaagtagTAAAAATGACCAAACATCAGGGACTATTTTGACAGTTTACTCGAAACTTTTGATTGTTAACTTTGGGACACCAGTTCCCAAGAGATGGGAGATGCTGTCTTCAACGCTCCGTCCTTGCTCCATCGTCAACTTCACAGCTTCAACCCACATAATCAAATGTCATTCTACATTTCTTCATAATCAAACCCACCCACCAACATCGTTTCATGCTCTCTGTCGTGGATATCACTCCAATTCACTTCTTGAGTCAGTAATAACATCTATAACCCTATGTTCTTCTATACCCGTTTGCCGGTTAATCCATTCGAGAGTCATCAAATGTTTAAACTACAACGACTGCTTCATTGGTGACAGATTGGTGTCTCTTTATGCGAGACTGGGGTTTCTTTATGATGCACACCacctgttcgatgaaatgcctaacaGAGATTTGGTATCCTGGAATTCGTTTATTTCGGTGTTTTCGCAAATGGGGGAGGTGGGTTTGAGCTTAAATGCGTTTTGTAGGATGAGACATGAGGATGGGATGATCCCGAATGAGATAACGCTTATCTCGTTGATTTCAGGTTGTGGGATTGTTGAGGGAGGTTATGTTCATGGATTTGCTGTGAAAAGCGGGTTGTTATCCGAAAGAAAAGTTGTGAATTCACTTATTAACATGTACGGAAAACATGGCTGTTTGAACGTGGCTTCTATGCTGTTTCAAACAATCAAGTTACCGAATTTAGTATCGTGGAACTCGATGATTAAGATTCATGTTCAAAATAGTGTTTTAGAAAAGGGTGTTTTGTATTTCAATATGATGCGCAGAGTCGAGGTGTATCCTGATCAAGCTACAATCGTCACGATTCTTCAGTGTTGTGCTGATATTGGAGTCGGGAAAGTGGTAGACACGTTTCATGGTTATATTTTGTGCTCGGGTTTGGATAAAAGCATTCCTACGATGACCGCGTTGTTAAACGTTTATGCGAAATCTGGAAGATTAACGGCTTCGtgtgagatttttaaagaaatgaAAGAACCCGATATGATAGCTTGGACTGCCATGCTTGCTGCATACGCGATGCACGGGTATGGCAGACACGCGATTGACCATTTTGACTTCATGGTCAAGAAAGGTTTTGAACCCGATCATGTAACTTTCACTCATTTGCTTAGTGCGTGTAGTCATTCGGGCCTTGTAAACGAGGGGAAACAACTTTTCAACGAAATGTCTAGTGTATATAAAGTCAAACCTAGGTTGGACCATTACTCGTGTATGGTTGACCTTTTCGGTCGATCAGGGCATTTAAAAGATGCGCGTGTTTTGATCGATAGCATGCCAATGGAGCCCAACGGTGGTGTTTGGGGAGCGCTACTTAACGGTTGTAAGGTTTACGGAGACATAAAGCTCGGTGAGGAAGTTGCACAGAAGTTAATAAGTTTAAACCCGTCAGACCCAAGAAATTATatcatgctttcaagcatatacTCTAAAGCGGGTCGTTGGGTTGACTTTTCAAAAGTCAGAGCGTTAATGAAAGACCAAGGTGTTGTGAAAACCGCGGGCTCCAGCTTTATTGAACATGATCACAAGATTCATAGGTTTGTCGTGAGTGATCAAGCGCACCCTGACATCGAGCGTATATACGCAAAGTTAAACGAGTTAATGAGAAAATTGAGAAGGTTGGGTATGTAGCTAATACCGAGTTTGTTCTTCATGATGTAGAGGAGGACGTTAAGGGCGATTTGGTAAAAAGCCACAGTGAAAAACTTGCTATTGCATTTGGTCTTTTGGTGTATAGTGACAATGTGCCTAttataatcactaagaatttgaGGATTTGTGGTGATTGCCATAACATGGCAAAGTTTGTATCGCGTGTTGAAAAGCGCGTGATCATCATTCGGGATACAAGGAGATTTCACCATTTTGCTGATGGGCTGTGCTCTTGTGGAGATTATTGGTAATCTTTATTATGATGGCCAGCTCGATTAATCTAAGGTGGCGAGTAATGGGTCAAACGCGAGCGGGTTTTTTCCATGTCAAAATGTCTGATGGTAGATTGTGTTTAGCCACAAATGCTTTGTTTTTCTTCAACTAAATGTATTTGGAGCAACCGGATAAATACAAATTGGATAGAAAAAGATCCAACTTAAAACGGATATAACTTTTCATCTGTTGGACAAAAACGGCCTAGTAAGGCGGATGTTAGTAGGGATAAGCATTTGGTATCAAATACCGTCCCGATCCCGAAAATACCGTACCGAATTTTTTTCGGCACCGGAAccggtatccactttttggcattttcggtatcggtacggtactgGTAAAATATCGCATTTTACCTTCAAAAAACCAATTTTCACGAAATTCGGGATCGGGACGGTATCggtatttgctcatccctagaTACCGGTACccgttggtaccgagctcatccctatcTTAGTTATATGCTAGATTGTTGATGTTTTAGCGAGGTGTAGGGCAATGCATATGATTATGTTTTTATCGAAAGTGTTAGTTGGGTTGTAACGAATCAAGGGTGTTGGATTAAAAGTTGGTTTGTCTCATCGGAATACGCCCGTGGAATCAAACTAAAGACACTTTCTAAGTTGAGAGTGAGTACACGTAATACCTTCCGAGTCCTTATATTGTTTATTCAAGTATGCATTTCCAGTGGTGAAAGtaacattttgttgttgattGTGATTAAATAAATGTATATGGTGCATTTTCAGTTGTAAACGTAACATGTTTTTTTGTTGATTGTGATTATATGTATTTGGATTTAGTCAAGCAATTTCGTTAGACAATGCTATAAAATGAAGCTGGTTTTAATTAGTTTGTGCAAATTGAGATCTATGGATCAATTGCATGTCAATTTTAGAAATGTTTGACTGAATTGATGTATTGCATAAAAAAGTCATGATTTATGTCATACATAAATTCCTTTGTATTTAGCATAATTTATAGATTTTTTTAGTCATATAAATTAAATTATCTTTTCGGTTATTTTAGATATATAGTACGTTTGTTCGttgttttttcattttcaacttcAGATTTCTATAATAATTCAATGCGTACAAtttggattaggatcaaatacaaaggaccCTAATTGTAAGAATGGTACAAAGGCTCATAAAAAAactcactacaaaaaaaaaaccaaattccttaaacatccaccaccaccaaaaaacctaaacccccaccaccacccaaaaacctaaaccctcacCTCCACCCACCCCCTTCCCGATCACCCACCCAAAAAAAAggccgagggggtgggggtttaggtttttgagtggtggtggggtgggtgtttagtttttgtATTACACTTCTTACAAGTAGAagtctttgtagaataacttgaccctgtACAATTTCTTTATGATCAGTTATTTataaacattattttttttttctaaaaatataaaaacatatCATTTCTCAACACCGCGAAATTCGTGAGTATTAGCACCAGATCTTCTGGCCCGCGATAAAAGCTCGTTATTTTGAAATCAAAGCGCACGCTActtaaatggaaatgggaatgtCAATCGAAATTACCATCCAACTTCAAAGACATCTATACAACTTAAAAACCAAGCATACTATTGTCAAATGATATAGAAAATGCAAATTACAAATTTCAAGTATCACATTTTTGTGAAATAGGCCTATTTGTAATTTACTAAAATTTGCAACTTAAGTCAAGTTCCACTGCAAAATAAAGATctacaaaatttataaaaatttggaTTTGGCTTCTTCTTAAGATACTACTGAAGCAGGTTTGGGGGTTTTGAGGCCAAATAAGTTCTCAAATAATTTAGGGGCCATTGGAGGTATGTTCATGGGCTCAGGAGCCATGAAATTCACAATCTTCTCATGAACATGATACCTGCACAATTAATTTCAGATTACACAACAAACTTGTACATTAACCGGGATATATATATGTAAACCAGTCTACCAAATCGAatgtatatatgttattaaacTTTGGACAGCACTTACGAATCACGCAATGGGTCAGGTTTTGGTAATCCCGCCCAATTGTGAAACCCGACGGTTTCACAAATTTCCCAACAGGTATCCGGTATACCCACTTATGAACTAATGTAGTTAAAAATTTACCCATTGGGATTCTCGTTACCAAAAACCCAATTTCATTAATGAGCTGTACCTGATCTTTCGGCTTTTGGAAGCACGCCTGTCGACAATTTTGCGTTTTTTAGTTTGTAATCTCTTCAGAGCATAAAATGCAGTCTCTgagaaaaaacaaaacaaaaaaaaaacatcaccAAATTGAAAACTCACCAAGCAGTAGgtatttaactaaaaaaaaaagaagatatATCAATTCAATGCTCAGGTTTCTTACCAGATGATCCCGCATCAACAGTTTCAAAAAATTCTCTAAGTAATTGTTGATAGAACTCGGAATCATCAAGTAGTTCAGGATCACCATCAGCATTCATTGCCTAACCAGAACCAAAAAACAGACGTTAATACACAAATCATTTGCTGTAGAAAAAGATTTCAGATTAAATTTGAAAATACTAAGATAAAATTTTGAGTAACTACATACCTCATCCTTATCCTTATTAGAAACCTGCCAATAACATGAGCAGTAAACTGAATTAATTTGGAAAATGATAGCCAAAAATAAGAATATGATATCAAACACAGGCAATTTTATTCAAAGCTGGCGCAACAGAAAATAAGAAATGTTGAAAACTACATGAGGCTTGTATAAATAAGGAATTATGAACTTACATCACCAAAAACCGGGACAACAGATCTCCTTTGCTGCATCCCTTTTATCATTCTACTTGGGTCCCGCATGTATGATGCAACTTGATCACTGATATTCTACAAAAGAGAAATAATCAGGTGAGCAATGGTGCAGATGCGTAGTAGCATAAGCAACCAAAAAACCGAAATGGCAAACCTGATTAAAGGCTTGAAATTTATTTTTCATGCCGGCTGCACCACTTGTCACCTGTGTCTTCCTCTGCCACTTATCCACGGAAATGTTTCTAAAAGGAGCAATTCTGCATCACAACAATATCATCATCGATAACAAATTCAGTGCGCAAAACATACTTAATAATTATGAAAAGTCATGATAATCTGATTGATGCTGTGATGCTATGTAATATTATACAGAATATAAGTACCTAGATTGCATTTGAGAAATCTGAAAccattcttcatcttcttcagttGAGTTCCTAAAAGCATCTGAGCTTTTAGAAGATCGTGCAGCATCACCTTCTAAAGAGAAAACTTTTGTTTTTAATATCCAAATAACACAACCATTCCAACAGTTAGTGTGGAATCATGTAGCATAATACCTTCAGTTGCTGCATCCATAATTGACGGGTTTTTCTCCACCAGTATCTGTTGTTAAATATTTTCatgaacaaacaaacaaacctatTTTAATGCATAACGATAACTTAGTATGACTATCTTACCTCCTGCAATTTAAGAATGGAGTcgagggttttcttagttgaaTCAATTAGGTCTGAATAAGCTTCTTTAACTTCTTCACTAGAATTGCAGAAAGCAGATCGCACTGGCTCCTGCAGAGTATTATCATAATTAAACGTAGCGTAAAAACATATGTAACTTACAAAGATATTAAAACTTTTGATTTGAAGAAAACCTGTGGAAGTCGGTTTGAGGTTGAGAAAGACTTCTGTAGCAAGAATCTGAACTCAAGAGTTTTGTCCCAAAGAGCCTTCACAAATGTCAACAATATGAATTAATCCACAAGTAACTTACAGCAAAATAAATTAACATTAGTATGTAAAATATGATTATTTCAATAAGAATCTTATCGGTGCTAGGTTAACAAACAGGTGAAATGTTAGTGAAAATCACTTTGTGAGATGAACAAAAAACAAGAAGATTAATCACTAAGCTTAGTACTACTATAAGCTGACAATCATCCTTAAATCAGGAATGCATAACTGCTGAGGCACATACCCTCTTTGCAGTTAATGCGaaaaaatatcggatatcggtcaaggaccgatatttgagatatcggttatcgcggtGACATATCAGTTCAATGTTTTTTcttgtttatttataaatatgTGTGACATACCTGATAAATTAAACACACATTCTATGATTCTAACACTAAGTTTGATAAACTGATAAATGATAATCAACATAGCTCACTAAATTAAACTGATAAACTGATAAATGATTCTAACACTAACATTCTATAAAAAAAACTGATAAATGACATTAAACACACATTCTGGGAGGGACTATTGTAGACTGTGCGATAGATTTAGGTTGAGTGACTGGGAGGGACGACTCTTGCTGCCAATGCGTGTGAAGGGTGCCAATATAGTTTCGTTAATGATAATTGGGCCAATAATAACACAAAAGGGAATGGGCTTTGGGCTTTGGGCTTTGAGGAGCAGGCTTTAAAAGAAAGAATAAAATTGGGCCAACTGATACTATCGCCGAGATAACCGATATTACAAAGACAAAATATTCGCGATATATCTCCGATATTATCGCTATCAATATTATAACCGAGATTTTGAACAGATATTGTACTGAGGatccgataaccgatatatcagtgatatatcacCGAGATTAACTGCTTAGCATACCCTTTGATTTTTTACGGCTTGACCTTTGAGAATATCATCGTCTTGGTCACGTCTTATGTTTCTGAAAAGGTCTctgaaaaaaaaatacaagaaaaaTTACCAAATGAGATTGGATGATTTGAGATCATAAATTATGTTACCAACTTTAAAAACACAACCGTCCAGCCAGTGTTTATACAAGAACCAAGAAGCgtgaaaaaaaaacacacaacGGAACAGTGGCAATACGGCAGGGTGGGTAGCGAGTAAAAACAATTACCTTCAAGTGCGAATCAAAAGAGATACAGTTGAGTTTGGCTGACCAACAAATACTTTGTATccgtttatttatttttatacatAATTAAGGTTTATGTGACCAACTATTCAAAAGCAATAATGCTAGAATACCAATCTAATCTTTTTAATAAAACAGTTCATGTAGTTTTATGCATTGCTAAACATTTTTCTAATCCATTTTCTTATAGTTATATCATCATTCACAGAACCAGAGAAGCTTACTGTTCTTTGTTTTGGAGATCTTTGTACTCCTTCTCAAGCTCTTCCATATCAGCATGATTGATGTCTTCTACTTTCATTCCcataccatcatcatcatctccgtCATCGCCATCGTCATCATCACTCTCGCTTTCATCCTCATCCTCTCCAATGGTACCGTTTCCAAAACCATCTTCCTCGCTCTCCATCTATATCATCAGAAGAAATgcatatttattaaaaaaatcgtGGCACAATAGATACTATATATAGTCAAAACAAAAGGATGCAATAAGATTTTTTATACATTCATACTATCCATTTCTGAGTCATACTTGTCTTCACTGTCACTACTGTTGTCTCCATCAGCCTacagaattaaaaaaaaatagtcaATCACTTCATGTTACATGCACGATGTAGAACGAATTAATGACAACTAGTACATTTACAACATTggacaaaaacaataaaaaccaTATTTAACAGTAACAAGTGATAAACCTAATAATACTAAACAAAATCAACTGAACTAATAAACACAAAATTAGAGTGATTTAAATGAAAGTGACAGCTATGAAAATGCAAGCTAACTTCTTGCAACGCTTGTTACAATTGAGGGCTGGTACTTTTCAAGAtgtagcgagttctccaaccttgctaaaaaaaaaaaaaaaaaaaaaaaatcccaacTAAAACCACAAGATCACAGACTTGCCTATCCTTAAACTTTATGGCAAAGTATTAACTACATATTCTACCACATAAAGCAGCAAACTTTATCCCTTAACTTTGGTAGGCAAATAAATTTTAAAGTGACCACCATATATTCTTTCTTAAGCCAGTGTATCAACATACAAACAAACATCTTCACTGTGGTTATGAGTTAGTGTTTGTTGAGACATATCAGTCATGTTAAATCACATATTTCTTGTTTTAGGGTTTGTAAAAACTTTTATGGATTGGATACTGAAATCTATCCAGCACAAACATTACGGTATACAAAACCCTAGAAATCTATATCTGTAATACCAAAAGAACAAATACCTTAACAGGACCTAGTGAATTAGTCTTGACGATATTCGAAACAGACTGACCTGCACCAAAACATTATTAAGGATCAATTGAGTGataatgaaattagggttttaaaagATGAACACAAACACTTACTGTTTTGAGTGCGACCAGATTGACGATCTCCGAGAATATCAAGCGCCATTGTTGATAGTGATTCTTGATGTATCTGAAGCTTGAAATGAGATATATAGTTCTCGAATAACCCTAATAATGTGAGTGTATGTCTGCTTGTTATGGAGGGAGGGTTTTCTAAGCTaggcttatttatttattaaccGATTGGGTTTGTTGAACCGGGCCGAGTTGGACCTATACTTAAAAAGACATTTCCTCACAACATTCATTCTATTTCTCTTGAATACCAATCAAGCTACCGGTTGACCCAGCCAGCCGGCAACAAAATGTGTATATCAGTGTTACTATGGCAAGCTCATCCACTCTACCCGCTTCTTCTCTTAGCCAATCGAGATGAATATCTTGACCGGTAAAAAGACATATTATACCCTTATACAGTTTCAATCATTCTCATACTTATGTGTACAGTGTTCTTGATATGTAATTTAGAGAGACGGAGCCGTTAAAGTGGTGGGAAGGGGGGAAGATGTTGGGTGGCAGAGATGTCACCGCTGGAGGAACGTGGTTGGCATCTAGCAGAGAAGGAAAAGTGGCTTTGGTCACCAATGTCCGGGAGGTTAAGTCCATATCAGCTGCCAAGAGTAGGGGCGATCTCCCGGTTCGTTTTTTGCAGGTTTGTTTTCAGTTTGGGGTTTCTGCACGCCAACTGTTTGTTTTTAATCCTGTGTCTGCTTTTATATCCTGTTTGGTTGAAGCCTGCCTGCATTAGTTTTAATTGGAATCACAAGTAGTGCCTTAGAAAAAAAATGGGGTTAACTATGTATTTTGATTATAATTTTTTTCGTATCTAGTTTATAGAATGAATGTGTATGAACCAGCACCTTGTTGATCATGAAAACTGAAGGTGTTGATGAGAACTGGTCTTGTTTTTAAAAAGCGTGCCTGAGCCCGAGACGTACCTAGGAGCACTTAGGCACAGGAAAACGGGTTGAGGCATAGGCATGAGTTACACCTCTTGTATATGGGACGATTTTGTGCATCAGGAATTGAGGACGGTGTACATATAGGTTATTAATACACTGACTAGGGTTAGGGTAAACCGAAAACttatacgagttgtgagaacttagagaacttggccttACGAAAggtttttttcaaaaatcctaaaaaaatcaattttccgaaaaaaaaaaagaaaacttgtttttttttcatttacggcAAGCATAAATGCTGTAAAAAGTGATGTCATGAGTTATGTTATCAGCTTTTTACAGCTTCTATAAGGAGCCGAAAAACACCACTTCGATAATTTTTTTACAGCAGTCTTTTCTACCATTTTAATCTATGGGTGTGAAAAAAAATGGGGGCAAAACTCGCACGGGAAGGCCGAGTTCTCTAAATTCTCACAACTCGGAAGGGTTTTCCCTTGATCTTGATCCTAATATACTAAATCGTATATAGAGCTTATGTATATAAATACCTTGCACCTCGCATACTTGATGCGGTGCACATGgtgctttttaaaaccaaggaaCTGGTTAATGATGTACTAGAACAATGATGCACTTTTGTGAAGTATTTACTTATGACAATGGCTAGAGCAAGAAAAGCCCGATGGAGTTTGCAGAAGAAGTTGGGAATGAAGCAGATGAATACAACGGGTTTAATTTAATAGTTGCTGATATTTTGTCCAAGAATATGGTTTATGTAACCAATAGACTGAAAGGAGAAAGTAGTAGCTACATGACTAGAGTTTCACCTGGTGTCCATGTGCTATCAAATGCAAGTCTTGACACTCCTTGGCCTAAGGTAACAACAAATCAAGTCCTTTTTTAGTTTATCTGCTCGTCAGTGGCAAAGTATTGTGGGTGCCccggggtgcacccgcccacccaaATGTTACGGTTCGAAGTGTATAAGTTCtaatttttcgtccgaaaattttaaaattatataggatccacacccccccccccccgattatTTTCCCTAaattgtatatcctaaa
Above is a window of Helianthus annuus cultivar XRQ/B chromosome 14, HanXRQr2.0-SUNRISE, whole genome shotgun sequence DNA encoding:
- the LOC110908066 gene encoding transport and Golgi organization 2 homolog → MCISVLLWQAHPLYPLLLLANRDEYLDRETEPLKWWEGGKMLGGRDVTAGGTWLASSREGKVALVTNVREVKSISAAKSRGDLPVRFLQSKKSPMEFAEEVGNEADEYNGFNLIVADILSKNMVYVTNRLKGESSSYMTRVSPGVHVLSNASLDTPWPKAQRLERGFKDLLDEYGVGEIPIIEMVDKLMGNTVKDDISMLPGIRSPEIEYELSSVFVDTLLTERPYGTRSMSALAVKVTGEVFFYEKHLENGLWKEQTQTYTIEKNDKCVN
- the LOC110908064 gene encoding putative uncharacterized protein DDB_G0270496 isoform X1, producing MALDILGDRQSGRTQNSQSVSNIVKTNSLGPVKADGDNSSDSEDKYDSEMDSMNMESEEDGFGNGTIGEDEDESESDDDDGDDGDDDDGMGMKVEDINHADMEELEKEYKDLQNKEQDLFRNIRRDQDDDILKGQAVKNQRALWDKTLEFRFLLQKSFSTSNRLPQEPVRSAFCNSSEEVKEAYSDLIDSTKKTLDSILKLQEILVEKNPSIMDAATEEGDAARSSKSSDAFRNSTEEDEEWFQISQMQSRIAPFRNISVDKWQRKTQVTSGAAGMKNKFQAFNQNISDQVASYMRDPSRMIKGMQQRRSVVPVFGDVSNKDKDEAMNADGDPELLDDSEFYQQLLREFFETVDAGSSETAFYALKRLQTKKRKIVDRRASKSRKIRYHVHEKIVNFMAPEPMNIPPMAPKLFENLFGLKTPKPASVVS
- the LOC110908064 gene encoding putative uncharacterized protein DDB_G0270496 isoform X2, with protein sequence MALDILGDRQSGRTQNSQSVSNIVKTNSLGPVKADGDNSSDSEDKYDSEMDSMNMESEEDGFGNGTIGEDEDESESDDDDGDDGDDDDGMGMKVEDINHADMEELEKEYKDLQNKEQDLFRNIRRDQDDDILKGQAVKNQRALWDKTLEFRFLLQKSFSTSNRLPQEPVRSAFCNSSEEVKEAYSDLIDSTKKTLDSILKLQEILVEKNPSIMDAATEGDAARSSKSSDAFRNSTEEDEEWFQISQMQSRIAPFRNISVDKWQRKTQVTSGAAGMKNKFQAFNQNISDQVASYMRDPSRMIKGMQQRRSVVPVFGDVSNKDKDEAMNADGDPELLDDSEFYQQLLREFFETVDAGSSETAFYALKRLQTKKRKIVDRRASKSRKIRYHVHEKIVNFMAPEPMNIPPMAPKLFENLFGLKTPKPASVVS